The segment GCGCTCCGAATAGCGGCAGCATTGCGCCAATACGCTTTTCAGAAAACCTCGCCAGTCGTCGGAGGTCAGTTCCGTTAGAAACCCCAGGCGCCCAAGATTCAGTCCCAGCATGGGCACACGTCCCTCGACCTGCCTGGCAACACTGATCATGGTGCCGTCGCCCCCTAGGACCAATATGAGGTCACAGCCTTCCACGGGCAGTGGATCGGCACCGTCGGAACCATTATTTTCCGCCGTTCGGGCTCGTACTCCACGGCCTTCCAGCCAGAGACGAATTTCCTCAGCCAGGCCAGGTGCATCGGGATGCCCGGCTCTGGAAACAATCAAGACATGTTGTGGTTTCTCAGTCATAGTGACCATTCTCTAGACCATACGGCCCACGGATTCAAGGCTGACGAATGCCCTGAAACAACTTCACATGCAATCTCAGAAGGTTGCATTTTCATCTTGCACTGAATTCATTTTAATTCCTTAAGAGACCTAAAGTTTCAGCAACAAGCGTCCGATAAGCAACGTAAGAGGGAACATATCGTGTCAGCAGCTCACTCATACGAAACTCGCAGAATGCTTAAAACCTACGGCAGGCAACTTACAAGCGCCCGTCGTTTGGCACGATTCAAACAATCCCTCGCAGCGGCGGGAGCCGAGGAAGAGGTCACCATTTCAAGACTTGCCAAGCGCAGAATGTTGGTGGAGCAGGTGGCTAGGGAGATAGTGGAGAACCTTATTGTCTCGGGAAGCGAGAATGAGGTGGTCCTTGAAATCCTGCAACAACTTAATCGGGAGTTTGGGGAAACATTCCGATTCGAGTATCCGCCCGCCGAGGTGGACCTGCAGATTTTCCGACTTGTCGGAGAGGACCCAATGGAAGTAACCGACCCGGAAAGGCATCACGTATTCAACCGTTTGTGGGAGATAACCCTGGAAAGGGTCAATGATACGATGCTTTAGGGACGGTACAAGGGGAGACGGCTATGGAAATCAACGGACTCATCAACGGACTCAAGAGTTACGACCGGGTCGACAAGTCCGATTCGTCCACCAAGAAGGGAAAGGGCTCCAAGTCCTCAACTTCCGGGCAAGGCGATTCTGTCAAGGTCTCCAGTAAGGCCAGGCTTGTCGCCAGCGCGACATCCGAAGCGCAAAGCGCTCCGGACATCCGCCAGCAAAAGGTCAACGAACTGAAGGCCCTCGTGGAGTCGGGTGAATACACTCCCGACCTGCGCAAGACCGCGGCCAAGATCGTGGAAGAGGATTTGGAACTGCTTATTTAGCAGCCGCCCCGACTTCCGAACCAGCCAGCTTACCGCTGCCGGCGTCCTGAATTTCATTCAGGGCTTCGGCAGCTTCGTTTTCTCTGTCACTCACCAAAAAGCGATTGGGATACTTGGTATCAACTTGCGGAACCTGCAGTCCTACCCGGGAACGGGAATTGACTATGATCGGTCCCATCAGGTTCAGGGACGTTTCCTCGGGCCTACCCGGAGGGATGGTCACCGTCACCAGAATCGCAATCTGACGAATATTATCTAATTTAAGAATCTTCTGCTCCGCAGAGCCAATCTTGACGTTATAGTCCGGCAAGAAGGTATACGGATCAGCCACCATCAGCCCAAGATCGGGACGAGTCATGCTCTGCAAGATCAAGAAGGGTGAATCTTCCTTGAGCTGCAGCAGGGTAAACTCCTTGCAATCCTCAAAACCGATGATGCCCCGGGGGAAGCGAATCACCCGGTTCATGTCCACGGCCAGGCTGCCCAGACGGGTCTTTACTGTGCGCTCTATTTCTTGTGCCATAACTGCGTCGCTGCCAGGAGGTCCTGGTCTGTAAGTTGAAGGGCTAATTTATTTTGTTCCTGTACTCGCAAATACACCTCTTCGCGATACACGGGCATATCGTCGGGCACATCCAGCCCGACCTTGATCTGCTTGCCCTGCACGCTGAGGACCGTCAATTTGATGTCGTCGCCGAGGTAAATGCTCTCCCCGGGACGGCGGGTAAGAATAAGCATGTCAACCCGTTGGTTGTCGTTCCTCCGCCCAGCCTTCCTAGCCAAGCGAATCCATGCGGCCCCTGGCCGCTTCCCCCGCTAGATGTAATTGACCAAGCTCATGCGCATCACCATGGATGAGGACCGCAACACGGTCTCATACACCATCTGCTGATTGGCAAGATTGGTCATCAATTCGGTCACATCGGCGTCCTCAACGGACGAAAGGCGCTCCTTCTCGTTATTGCGCATGGTATCCAGAATTCCACTGGCCACCTGCAATCTGTTTTCAGACGCACCGACGCGGGCCGCATAGTTCATGATGCGCTCGGAAATCGGTGTCAATTCTTCGAGCGCCTCCTGACAGCCTCCCTGGTTGTTGGTTTCCATGTAGCCGATCAGCCTGCCCACGGTATCGAACATATTCTCGGAGGATGGAACGCCGGGAGCCAGTGTCAGAACCGATGAGCTGGGGTCCTGATAGATCCCGCCGAAAATATCCTTTCCGACGTTGTTCACGGTGATGTTCTCACCGGGGGAAATTTCCATCTGCACATTTGCCGTGCGTGGCCTGATAATCCACTGATCACCAGCGGTCAGAGTGTTACCCGAACCCGAATCATACAGCGTCAGGGTTCCACCCGGCACCACAAGGCTCAACTCCGTGGCACTGCCCGACCCGTCAGTCGTCAGTCCTTCGACCCAGGAGCTCCCACCATCGGTACTGTAGGAGTACTCCACAGGATCACTATCAAGTGCGGCATCAGAATCAATGCGCACGGTGACGTTCTTGTTGAAAATACCGGAGGCGGCATTGGAGAGCAGCGACGGGCCAAAGGTATCTACACTTATGGCGTCGTTATCATCACCCTTGTACTGGGCGGTGGGCCGGATCCACATCCAGGTCCCATTATTTGCATCACCAGAAACGGCAGGATCATGCGCCGTCACCGTGGTGCCTGCCTCCAGAGTCAACTGGACGCCACCAAGATTCAAGGTCTTGTCGCCAGCCACCGCCGGAATACTCCCCGAGGTAAAAGTCGTACCGCCGTCAGTGGAGTATTCATAGTCCAGAGCATCCGTTCCCACGGCTCCCGCCGTGGTGAATCGGACAAGCACCGTCTTGTTGGCATCACCGGTAATGGAGAAGGTGGTCCCGGCCGTGGCACCGTCGTTATCATTCAGCCACAAAGCCCTTTCGAAGGCCTGCTCTCCAGTATTATGTCCGGCAAAGATATACTGCTGCTCGTACTTGGAGTTGGCCAGAACAATCAGTTCCTCGTGCAACTGTCGAGCCTCGTAGCTGGCCTGCTCACGGTTATCGGCACTCATGGTGCCCGTAGCCGCCTGCTCTGCCAGCGTCCTGATGCGGGTCAAAATCTCATTGGTACGGGTCAGGGTACTATCGGCAAATCCCAGCCACCCCGTGGCCGTATTGATATTCTCCGCATACTGGTCGAGGGCTGCAATGGTCTCGCGGTGATCCAGGATACGAGCCATGCCAACGGGGTCATCGGAAGGACGGTTAACATCCTTTTGAGTCGAGGCCTTGATGTTCAGCTCCATGAGCTCACCAAGGGCATCGTTCATGTTGCCGATGAAAAAGGTAAATCGTGTCTGTGTCGATATACGCATGGACGCTCCCCGCTAGTTCTTCATCCCCAGAAGGGTCTGGATCATGCTATCCGCCGTCTTCACCAACTTTGAGGCCGCTGTGTACGAATGCTGGAACTTCAAGAGATTGGCCATCTCTTCATCGAGGTTCACGCCTGCGGTTTCCTGCTGTCTGGTGTTCAGGTCTTTAGCCAGGGTTCTATTGAAATTCAGATTGAATTCGGCAGTGGCCGTATCTGCGCCAACACCTGCCACAAGCCCGTTGTAATATTCCCCGATGGTCTGATTCACAGGGTTCTCGGAGTTGATATTGATGGTCACAACCTTATCCTTCAACTGGGCAATGGACAGCGCGGTGGTGTTGTCGCCCGAGTTGATCTCTCCTGTGCCATTGGCATGTCCACTGGCGATGAAGTCAGGATCGGAACGAACCAGCGTCGTCATTTCCATGCTGGCGGCACTGTCACCCTCGAAGAACGTATTCACACCTAGAGCGGCGGCGAGGCCAGCAGTATCGGTTCCAAACCCGAATTCGTATCCCGTGTTGGCTGTCATCCGAACACGGTTGTTGACGATATCGGCGGTCATGAAGGTTCCCCAAGTATTGTTGATGGCATCAACAACGTCAGTCATGGAATGGACCGATGCATCGAAGTTGGCGCCACCACCGAAATCCAGAGGACCAAAGGAAGCTCCCGAGGCCAACTCTCCGCTGGCTTCATCATAAAAATACAAGGACATGTTGCCATCTTGCAGCTTGTCGAAAAAGGCAAGACCAGACCCGTTACTCCCCAAGGCTGCCGTGGTTGAATCGACAGAATATGTACCCGTTGCAGTATCAAACTTCTGCAACCCCATGCCCTGGCTCTGCAATCGGTTCACTTCCCAGATCAAAGCCTTGGAAAAACCATCCAGCTTATCCAGGTAGCGCCCCACATGCTGATCTCTGAACTGGAAATAGCCAGCCAGAGCGCCACCGGTCAGGCGCGACTCGTTGTCGGCACCATTGGCATAAATCTGCGGGGTGATATTTTCCTTGGAAGACGTCGTCCGGTACCAATACAGCGACTTCTTGGGCACAACAGTGAACTTGTCCCCTACTTCCAGGTCACCGGCAGGGGTCCCACTGGAATCCGTAGTGGAACCAAACCAGATGGTCAGGTCGCCGACAGTCGTCTTGCCGCCTTCCGGGCGCGCCGCGACATGCATCTCGTTGCCATCATCGTCGGTCAGCCAGGTCTTGCCACCATCCAGAGAGACCCGCATCTGGGCGGCACTGCCTGCATTGGAAACCAGCCCACTGGACACCACTTCGAATGTGTATTCGAAGTCATCGGAACCTGAAAAATAGATATCGCCATCAAAATTCGAGGTCGACGTCAGCGCCTTCATGGATTGAGCATTCTCAAAGCCCAGCGAGAACGTTACAGTTCCATCAACAAGGGTTTGTCCAGCCTTGGTCCAGACCGTGAACTCACCTCCGCCGTTATCCACATAGTCGATGTCGATCTTCTCGGACAGTTCACGCACCAGAAGCGCCCGCTTGTCCTTCAGTTCGTTGGCATTATTCTGCCCTGGAACGTCATGAGACTGGATCTGCAGATTCAGGTCCGCGATCTGATCCAGAATATCGTTTACCTCTTCCACTTCCTGCCCGATGAACTCATCCACCTGATCCTGCTGGTTATGCAGATCCTGCTGAATGGTATGCAAAGTGGACAAGAGGTTCTGCGTGTTGCCGGACAAGGCTTCACGCGCAGCAATCAGAGCAGGATTGTCTGCCAGTTCCTGCCAGTCCGCCCAGAACTTGGACAGGGCTTCGTTCAAACCAGCCACCTGGCTTTCGTTGAACAGACTGTCCACGGCACGCAGGTTCTGGTAGGTGGCATCCCAACGATACTGCTGGGCATTCTTGTCGATATACTGTTCCTCAACGAAGTCATTGAAATAGCGGAAGACCTCAACGGCTTTGACCCCGGTGCCCAACTGGCCGGGATTGAAATCAATGGAGTGGGCCTCCTCAAGACGCACAGCCTGACGCGCATACCCAGGGGTATTCACATTGGCAATATTATTGCCGGTGACCTCGATAGAAGACTGGCTCGCGAATAACGCGCCCTTTCCGATATCAAGGAGAGTCGTCAGGCCGGACATTTAGGATCTCCCTCTGAAGATGGCCGCTTCGGGCCTGTGATTCTGGTACCGACCATTCCTGGCGTAAGTATCTTCATTCTTGGGTTGAATCTGCTTATGAATGAAATCCAGCATATTCTTGCTCTGCTCTGCCAGACCAAAGGCCAGTCTGGAGTTCTTTTCCGCCATGACGGCGCACTTTTGTTCCAATGTATCCACAAACTGCAAAAATGCTGTAAAACCCTTGGATTCTTCTTCATCCATGGCCTCTGCAAGGTCACGCAGCGAAGTCGCTCCCGGAACGATCTCAGCCACCATGCCTCTGAGCTCGAGCCGCTCAACAGCCAATTGCTTGATCAGTTCCTGAATGGAGAACTCGCAGCCCGTAACGGCCTTGGGATCCCGACCTGTCAGGTGGGTAAATTCTTCCTCAAGCAGGGTACT is part of the Desulfovibrio ferrophilus genome and harbors:
- a CDS encoding DVU0524 family FlgM-associated protein, with amino-acid sequence MLKTYGRQLTSARRLARFKQSLAAAGAEEEVTISRLAKRRMLVEQVAREIVENLIVSGSENEVVLEILQQLNREFGETFRFEYPPAEVDLQIFRLVGEDPMEVTDPERHHVFNRLWEITLERVNDTML
- the flgM gene encoding flagellar biosynthesis anti-sigma factor FlgM, encoding MEINGLINGLKSYDRVDKSDSSTKKGKGSKSSTSGQGDSVKVSSKARLVASATSEAQSAPDIRQQKVNELKALVESGEYTPDLRKTAAKIVEEDLELLI
- the fliW gene encoding flagellar assembly protein FliW; this encodes MAQEIERTVKTRLGSLAVDMNRVIRFPRGIIGFEDCKEFTLLQLKEDSPFLILQSMTRPDLGLMVADPYTFLPDYNVKIGSAEQKILKLDNIRQIAILVTVTIPPGRPEETSLNLMGPIIVNSRSRVGLQVPQVDTKYPNRFLVSDRENEAAEALNEIQDAGSGKLAGSEVGAAAK
- the csrA gene encoding carbon storage regulator CsrA; amino-acid sequence: MLILTRRPGESIYLGDDIKLTVLSVQGKQIKVGLDVPDDMPVYREEVYLRVQEQNKLALQLTDQDLLAATQLWHKK
- the flgL gene encoding flagellar hook-associated protein FlgL, with translation MRISTQTRFTFFIGNMNDALGELMELNIKASTQKDVNRPSDDPVGMARILDHRETIAALDQYAENINTATGWLGFADSTLTRTNEILTRIRTLAEQAATGTMSADNREQASYEARQLHEELIVLANSKYEQQYIFAGHNTGEQAFERALWLNDNDGATAGTTFSITGDANKTVLVRFTTAGAVGTDALDYEYSTDGGTTFTSGSIPAVAGDKTLNLGGVQLTLEAGTTVTAHDPAVSGDANNGTWMWIRPTAQYKGDDNDAISVDTFGPSLLSNAASGIFNKNVTVRIDSDAALDSDPVEYSYSTDGGSSWVEGLTTDGSGSATELSLVVPGGTLTLYDSGSGNTLTAGDQWIIRPRTANVQMEISPGENITVNNVGKDIFGGIYQDPSSSVLTLAPGVPSSENMFDTVGRLIGYMETNNQGGCQEALEELTPISERIMNYAARVGASENRLQVASGILDTMRNNEKERLSSVEDADVTELMTNLANQQMVYETVLRSSSMVMRMSLVNYI
- the flgK gene encoding flagellar hook-associated protein FlgK yields the protein MSGLTTLLDIGKGALFASQSSIEVTGNNIANVNTPGYARQAVRLEEAHSIDFNPGQLGTGVKAVEVFRYFNDFVEEQYIDKNAQQYRWDATYQNLRAVDSLFNESQVAGLNEALSKFWADWQELADNPALIAAREALSGNTQNLLSTLHTIQQDLHNQQDQVDEFIGQEVEEVNDILDQIADLNLQIQSHDVPGQNNANELKDKRALLVRELSEKIDIDYVDNGGGEFTVWTKAGQTLVDGTVTFSLGFENAQSMKALTSTSNFDGDIYFSGSDDFEYTFEVVSSGLVSNAGSAAQMRVSLDGGKTWLTDDDGNEMHVAARPEGGKTTVGDLTIWFGSTTDSSGTPAGDLEVGDKFTVVPKKSLYWYRTTSSKENITPQIYANGADNESRLTGGALAGYFQFRDQHVGRYLDKLDGFSKALIWEVNRLQSQGMGLQKFDTATGTYSVDSTTAALGSNGSGLAFFDKLQDGNMSLYFYDEASGELASGASFGPLDFGGGANFDASVHSMTDVVDAINNTWGTFMTADIVNNRVRMTANTGYEFGFGTDTAGLAAALGVNTFFEGDSAASMEMTTLVRSDPDFIASGHANGTGEINSGDNTTALSIAQLKDKVVTININSENPVNQTIGEYYNGLVAGVGADTATAEFNLNFNRTLAKDLNTRQQETAGVNLDEEMANLLKFQHSYTAASKLVKTADSMIQTLLGMKN
- a CDS encoding flagellar protein FlgN, coding for MLERIKANLHRQEKGLILLSTLLEEEFTHLTGRDPKAVTGCEFSIQELIKQLAVERLELRGMVAEIVPGATSLRDLAEAMDEEESKGFTAFLQFVDTLEQKCAVMAEKNSRLAFGLAEQSKNMLDFIHKQIQPKNEDTYARNGRYQNHRPEAAIFRGRS